A DNA window from Theobroma cacao cultivar B97-61/B2 chromosome 5, Criollo_cocoa_genome_V2, whole genome shotgun sequence contains the following coding sequences:
- the LOC18598663 gene encoding rhomboid-like protein 20 — translation MNGGPSGFNNAPVTRIFLIACALFTVFFGIQGRSFKLGLSYQDIFRKLSIWKLIVSVFAFSSTPELMFGLYLLYYFRVFERQIGSNKYSVFILFSVMVSFFFEVMALAILKDPTANLLTSGPYGLIFASFVPFYFDIPVSTWFRIFGVRFSNKSFIYLAGLQLLLSSWKRSLLPGICGILAGSLYRLNVFHIRRAKFPEFVTSFFSRLSWPSTGNPPTASARNLAGNVPSYTTRQAERTYPSTAAPSAIEPPEDCIATLVSMGFDRNSARQALVHARNDVNAATNILLEAQAH, via the exons ATGAACGGCGGCCCCTCCGGTTTCA ATAATGCTCCAGTGACTAGAATCTTTTTAATTGCTTGTGCTCTCTTCACCGTATTCTTTGGGATCCAAGGCCGTTCTTTCAAGCTTGGTTTGTCCTATCAG GATATTTTCAGAAAACTTAGCATATGGAAGTTAATTGTATCAGTTTTTGCCTTTTCATCCACTCCAGAACTGATGTTTGGACTTTATCTACTATACTACTTCAGGGTGTTTGAGAGACAGATTGGTTCCAACAAGTATTCA GTCTTTATCTTGTTCTCAGTAATGGTTTCATTCTTCTTTGAGGTTATGGCTCTAGCTATTCTTAAAG ATCCCACAGCTAACCTGCTCACTTCTGGACCTTATGGCCTCATATTTGCCTCATTTGtaccattttattttgacATCCCAGTTTCAACATGGTTTCGTATATTTGGTGTTCGCTTCTCCAATAAGTCTTTCATATATCTAGCTGGTCTTCAG CTTCTTCTATCGTCTTGGAAAAGATCTCTCTTGCCAGGGATATGTGGCATCCTGGCTGGTTCATTATATCGTCTAAATGTCTTTCACATCCGCAGGGCTAAG TTCCCTGAGTTTGTTACGTCCTTCTTCTCACGGCTTTCTTGGCCTTCTACGGGGAACCCACCTACAGCTTCAGCAAGGAATCTTGCAGGAAATGTACCTTCCTACACAACCCGCCAAGCGGAG AGAACCTATCCGTCTACTGCTGCACCTTCAGCCATAGAGCCGCCAGAGGACTGCATTGCTACCCTGGTGTCAATGGGGTTTGATCGGAACTCAGCCAGGCAGGCACTTGTGCATGCCAGAAATGACGTCAATGCTGCCACAAACATTCTTCTTGAAGCACAGGCCCACTAA